In one Agrobacterium tumefaciens genomic region, the following are encoded:
- a CDS encoding c-type cytochrome — MRFSLPPIRKPFFFTGAACLVASMTLAEPLRDDLTEKDRNSRQTMTAPATDFTGPEPFEAMSGGATTSTSKADSRAFSHPSATMSFERKLDFKLGNALFQKLWVSSPSSTQASDGLGPLYNARSCQTCHVKDGRGRPPLAGEDAVSLFLRLARPARNEAERAAIARHEVLNFPDETYGRQLQNLAIPGLAAEGKPVVTYTEKPVRLLDGEVVMLRKPDYAVAELQYGPLGPDTLLSARIAMPTLGLGLIEAIAEADIVAGADPDDKNGDGISGRPAFVRDHRTGEVKLGRFGWKAQNASVRDQSASAFSHDIGISTPDAPNAYGDCTDAQKDCLAMPTGVQPRLGPVEAPDPVLDLVTFYTENLAVPQRRNVDDPTVLKGKQIFYTSGCTACHRPKFVTRRDASDPMHSSQLIWPYSDFLLHDMGEALADGQQVGEADGRQWRTQPLWGIGLTQRVNGNSFYLHDGRARSLTEAILWHGGEAQKARDAFAALQKTDRQALLAFLESL; from the coding sequence ATGCGATTTTCACTGCCGCCGATCCGTAAGCCGTTCTTCTTCACCGGGGCAGCCTGCCTTGTGGCATCGATGACGCTTGCCGAACCGCTGCGGGACGATCTGACCGAGAAAGACCGGAACAGCCGCCAGACCATGACCGCGCCTGCGACGGATTTTACCGGGCCGGAACCCTTCGAGGCCATGTCCGGCGGGGCGACGACCAGCACCAGCAAGGCCGATAGCCGCGCGTTTTCACATCCTTCCGCCACCATGTCGTTCGAGCGGAAACTGGATTTCAAGCTCGGCAATGCGTTGTTCCAGAAACTCTGGGTGTCTTCCCCCTCCTCCACACAGGCCTCGGACGGGCTGGGGCCGCTCTACAACGCCCGATCCTGCCAGACCTGCCATGTGAAGGACGGCAGGGGTCGCCCGCCGCTTGCCGGGGAAGATGCGGTCTCCCTGTTTCTCCGGCTGGCCCGACCGGCCCGCAACGAGGCAGAACGGGCCGCGATTGCACGCCATGAGGTGCTGAATTTTCCCGATGAAACCTATGGCCGGCAATTGCAGAACCTCGCCATTCCCGGTCTCGCCGCCGAGGGCAAGCCGGTCGTCACCTATACCGAAAAGCCGGTGCGCCTTCTGGATGGCGAAGTGGTGATGCTGCGCAAGCCCGATTATGCCGTGGCCGAGCTGCAATATGGTCCCCTCGGCCCCGACACGTTGCTTTCGGCCCGCATTGCCATGCCCACCCTCGGACTTGGGCTGATCGAGGCGATTGCCGAGGCCGATATTGTGGCAGGCGCTGATCCCGATGACAAAAATGGCGACGGCATTTCCGGGCGTCCGGCCTTTGTGCGGGATCATCGCACGGGCGAGGTCAAGCTTGGCCGGTTTGGCTGGAAGGCCCAGAATGCGAGTGTGCGCGATCAAAGCGCCAGCGCCTTTTCCCACGATATCGGCATCTCTACACCGGACGCGCCGAACGCCTATGGCGATTGCACCGATGCCCAGAAGGACTGTCTTGCCATGCCGACCGGCGTGCAGCCACGGCTGGGGCCGGTGGAAGCGCCGGACCCTGTCCTCGATCTCGTGACCTTCTACACCGAGAATCTTGCCGTGCCACAGCGCCGCAATGTCGATGATCCGACCGTCCTCAAGGGAAAGCAGATTTTCTACACATCCGGCTGCACCGCCTGCCATAGGCCGAAATTCGTCACCCGTCGCGATGCGAGCGACCCCATGCATTCTTCCCAGCTGATCTGGCCCTATTCGGATTTCCTTCTGCATGACATGGGAGAGGCGCTTGCCGACGGCCAGCAGGTGGGCGAAGCAGACGGGCGGCAATGGCGTACCCAGCCGCTCTGGGGTATCGGCCTGACGCAACGGGTGAACGGCAACAGTTTTTACCTGCATGACGGCCGGGCGCGCAGCCTGACGGAAGCGATATTATGGCACGGCGGCGAAGCG
- a CDS encoding peptidase yields the protein MIRKTILSASFALLAASAAFTALPAQAATDAAAVIKHYADVAHAKYEDSLTTAKALDKAIDALIATPSEATLKAAREAWIKARVPYQQSEVYRFGNPIVDDWEGKVNAWPLDEGLIDYVDSSYGTESDENELYVANIIANPKIKISGEEVDASKITPELIESLHEAGDVEANVTTGYHAIEFLLWGQDLNGTGPGAGNRPYTDYDKAKCTNGNCDRRADYLKSASTLLIKDLQEMVDAWAPEGEATKAVEADPKAGLTAILTGMGSLSYGELAGERMKLGLLLHDPEEEHDCFSDNTYNSHLNDAIGIASAYTGNYTRVDGTKMTGASLAELVGAKDKALNDEMTAKLNKTLDAMHAMEKRAQTVEAYDQMIGEGNKEGNAVVQAAIDGLIDQTKTVERVIAALDLGKIELEGSDSLDNPSAVSK from the coding sequence ATGATCCGCAAAACCATTCTCAGCGCGTCTTTTGCGCTTCTTGCCGCATCGGCGGCTTTCACCGCGCTTCCCGCACAGGCCGCGACCGACGCCGCCGCCGTGATCAAGCATTATGCCGATGTCGCGCACGCGAAATACGAGGATTCGCTCACCACGGCGAAGGCGCTGGACAAGGCGATCGATGCGCTTATCGCAACGCCGAGCGAAGCAACCCTGAAGGCCGCCCGCGAAGCGTGGATCAAGGCGCGTGTTCCCTACCAGCAGTCGGAAGTCTATCGTTTCGGCAACCCGATCGTTGACGATTGGGAGGGCAAGGTGAACGCCTGGCCGTTGGATGAGGGTCTGATCGATTATGTCGACAGTTCCTATGGCACGGAAAGCGACGAGAACGAGCTTTATGTCGCCAATATCATCGCCAATCCGAAGATCAAGATCAGCGGTGAAGAGGTCGATGCCTCGAAGATCACCCCGGAGCTGATCGAAAGCCTTCACGAGGCGGGCGATGTCGAAGCCAATGTGACCACCGGTTACCATGCCATCGAATTCCTGCTCTGGGGCCAGGACCTGAACGGCACCGGACCCGGCGCGGGCAACCGCCCCTATACCGACTATGACAAGGCGAAATGCACGAACGGCAATTGCGACCGCCGCGCCGATTACCTGAAATCCGCCTCCACCCTGCTGATCAAGGATCTTCAGGAGATGGTGGATGCCTGGGCGCCGGAGGGTGAAGCCACGAAGGCGGTGGAAGCCGATCCGAAAGCCGGCCTCACCGCCATTCTCACCGGCATGGGCTCGCTCTCTTATGGTGAGTTGGCGGGAGAGCGCATGAAGCTTGGCCTTCTGCTGCACGACCCGGAAGAGGAGCATGATTGCTTCTCGGACAACACCTATAATTCGCATCTCAACGACGCCATCGGCATCGCTTCGGCCTATACAGGCAACTATACCCGTGTGGACGGCACGAAGATGACCGGTGCCTCGCTGGCGGAACTTGTGGGCGCCAAGGACAAGGCGCTGAACGACGAGATGACGGCGAAGCTGAACAAGACGCTCGACGCCATGCATGCGATGGAAAAGCGCGCCCAGACCGTCGAGGCCTATGACCAGATGATCGGTGAAGGCAACAAGGAAGGCAACGCCGTGGTGCAGGCGGCCATTGACGGCTTGATCGACCAGACGAAGACCGTCGAGCGTGTCATCGCCGCGCTTGATCTCGGCAAGATCGAGCTTGAAGGATCCGACAGCCTCGACAATCCGAGCGCCGTCTCCAAGTAA
- a CDS encoding RsmB/NOP family class I SAM-dependent RNA methyltransferase has protein sequence MRLGGRLAGAIEVLADIEGRRRPVADALKDWGLAHRFAGSGDRAAIGNIVYDALRMKLSHAWLMDDDSAASLGYAVLLRQWGKSFSELAAEFDGDKFAPAAPDEQRQQAFLSRSLADAPAHIQGDIPEWVQPSFEAAFGEGWLAEAQALNERPTLDLRANTLKATRDKVLKALEESGAEATHIARQGVRIPAGEGPSRLPNVTAELSFQKGWFEVQDEGSQIVADLAGAHEGEQVLDYCAGGGGKTLAMAASMNNKGQVHAFDADRKRLAPIIERLKRAGTRNVQVHDRAAGLVPFHEKFDRVLVDAPCTGTGTWRRRPDTKWRLTARNLEERVQQQGEALSQAKGFVRPGGELLYVTCSVLPEENEQQVRRFCEENAEFSISSALQRWQTTFGDNARKPHSSDGQTVTLTPATTDTDGFFFCLMKRKA, from the coding sequence ATGCGTTTAGGCGGGCGTTTGGCCGGAGCAATCGAAGTATTGGCGGATATTGAGGGACGCAGGCGCCCCGTCGCCGATGCTCTGAAAGATTGGGGCCTTGCCCATCGTTTCGCCGGTTCCGGCGACAGGGCGGCAATCGGCAACATCGTCTATGACGCGCTGCGCATGAAACTGTCGCACGCCTGGCTGATGGATGACGATAGCGCCGCCTCGCTTGGTTATGCCGTGCTGCTGCGCCAATGGGGCAAAAGCTTTTCGGAACTGGCGGCGGAATTTGATGGCGATAAATTCGCCCCCGCCGCGCCCGACGAACAGAGGCAGCAAGCCTTTCTCTCCCGCTCACTAGCCGATGCACCAGCCCATATTCAGGGCGACATCCCCGAATGGGTGCAGCCTTCCTTTGAGGCGGCATTCGGAGAGGGCTGGCTCGCCGAGGCGCAGGCGCTGAACGAGCGACCGACACTCGATCTGCGCGCCAACACGCTGAAGGCAACCCGCGACAAGGTGCTGAAGGCGCTTGAGGAAAGCGGCGCGGAAGCCACACATATCGCCCGGCAGGGTGTACGCATCCCCGCCGGTGAGGGTCCTTCCCGCCTGCCGAATGTGACCGCCGAACTGTCCTTCCAGAAGGGCTGGTTCGAAGTGCAGGACGAGGGATCGCAGATCGTCGCCGATCTCGCCGGCGCCCATGAGGGCGAACAGGTCCTCGATTATTGCGCGGGCGGCGGCGGCAAGACGCTGGCCATGGCGGCCAGCATGAACAATAAGGGCCAGGTTCACGCCTTCGATGCCGACCGCAAGCGTCTCGCACCAATCATCGAGCGGCTGAAGCGGGCCGGCACACGCAATGTCCAGGTTCATGACCGCGCAGCCGGGTTAGTCCCCTTCCATGAGAAATTCGACCGCGTCCTGGTGGATGCGCCCTGCACCGGCACGGGAACATGGCGCCGACGCCCCGACACCAAATGGCGGCTGACCGCGCGCAATCTTGAAGAGCGCGTGCAGCAGCAGGGCGAAGCGCTTTCGCAGGCAAAGGGTTTCGTGCGCCCGGGCGGTGAACTGCTTTATGTGACCTGTTCCGTTTTGCCTGAAGAAAACGAACAGCAGGTCAGGCGCTTCTGCGAGGAAAATGCGGAATTCTCCATCAGTTCCGCGTTGCAACGCTGGCAGACGACTTTCGGCGACAATGCCAGAAAACCGCATTCCTCCGACGGACAGACAGTGACGCTGACGCCTGCAACCACAGATACGGACGGTTTCTTCTTCTGCTTGATGAAACGCAAAGCATAA
- a CDS encoding septal ring lytic transglycosylase RlpA family protein — protein MLNIRRITFTAATIAACSIIAPLQANAANGCGGASWYALTSKTASGERMNAANLTAAHRSLRFGTKVKVTNARNGKAVVVRINDRGPFIKGRVLDLSKAAAKNIGMISSGTAKVCYEIVKAD, from the coding sequence TTGTTGAATATCCGTCGTATAACTTTCACCGCTGCAACTATAGCCGCCTGTTCCATCATCGCGCCTCTTCAGGCGAATGCGGCAAATGGTTGTGGAGGCGCATCGTGGTATGCGTTGACCTCCAAGACTGCTTCTGGCGAGCGCATGAACGCCGCCAACCTGACCGCCGCCCACCGCTCGCTGCGGTTCGGCACCAAGGTCAAGGTGACGAATGCCCGCAACGGCAAGGCCGTGGTGGTGCGCATCAACGATCGCGGTCCGTTCATCAAGGGCCGCGTTCTCGATCTCTCCAAGGCAGCCGCCAAGAACATCGGCATGATCAGCTCCGGCACCGCCAAGGTCTGCTACGAGATCGTCAAAGCCGATTGA